TTACATATGACCCGTCGTGCCCACTTTGATTCTCATCCTTCAGCCAAAATAATCACATTTTGAGAGATATGAACAAGACATTTACTCTATTTGTAGTGTTTGATATGAATCTAATGATATATAATCACCTCTGCGCTTCCGAAATCGTCCCAAAGCCGAAGAATTGCTGCTGTGGAAGACACAATTGCTGGAGTTTCATTCACCAGCTCCACACTTTGTTTGGTTATACCTTGACCCAAGAGAAAGAAGATATGCACCATCACCACATTGACACCAGAAGAAACAATACCATTCTTTAAGTAGTCTTCTGCCTTCGGAAAGTGCCCGGATTTGAACCATTTTGCTTCTACTAAAAATGCATTGCACAGACTCCCCCACTGCACGTAATCGTAGAACGAAATATCTGTTAAACCTTTCTTGAGCAAACTAGTAGTTAAATTTCATGACACTAATCTGGTTTAATATATCACCGCTTTCTTCAACGAATGTAACGGGTTCCACCCGTGCTTTTGATAAACCTCGCAGCTGATTTCATTCGTTATATTGTAGAGAGCCTCGAAACATATCTTCATGTAGTCCGGTAAGTGCTCTATAGCACCAATTTCCCATCTGCAGCATAACATTTACTGACCAATTTGTGGTGAAAACTGGTGAAGCCAATTAAGAAATTACAGGACATTTTACCTATTGACAGCCTCAGTGAAGAGAGTGAGTTCATCAAGCGTCCCGTAAACATCAAAAATgtcatcaatcaaatagatgaatgaGATAGGTTTTGTGAGCTGAATCCTCTCCTCTGACAAGTTTGGATCTGTTAGGCATGCCATGGACCAAATGTACCATTTAACTGGCTCGTCTCTTGCAAATTTCAGTTCCCTTGTCAATCCCAGCTCTTTCCACCACCTAATTAATTTGTTGGATAAAATAAACAgacaaattagggtttctaaaGTAGTGCAGTTAAACGTATACTTTTTAAATGCGGATATATTCTCAATATTACTGATATTGTTGGTACTTCAACCTCATAGATATGTATCCAACATGATCTCTAATAAGTTTAACAGTATTTTAAAAGGTGCAGTTAAACGCACGACAGAAAAACACCCCATATATGTATATCTCTGCTACTTCTAAAGTCATTGTTAATTAACTTACTTGGAAATTTGAACAATCTCCTTGTGGTGTAGGGACTGAACCAAATTAAAATCCGTTTTTGCCACTTCTTGTAGCATATTTAGCCATCTATTATTCATGCCAGCTTGGGAATTAGGAAGCAAAAAGTTCTTGGCCATGAATGCGGCCAAGCTTTGGTGATGGGGGCACCCCAGTGTGTTCTCCACAAGTCTGGCCTCATGAGGACCGAGATATGACAGTGATCTGTTTAGGAGATGACCACTCAATTTTCCAGCTTCATCAAGTGCATCTTCTCCTTCCATGCTTAGTTGTGAAGCTTCATACACACTCATCAGTCCCTTGACCTCTTCACTGTTTAATATTTGCTTAAAAtactttccttctctttccttgaAATTGTTAAACACATCTGTAATTAATAACAAAAGTTATGCTCGGGAGTGATGGACTGGTACCGGGTATCAATCTACAAAACTATGTacatatatgaaacaaattgtTACCGAAATTTTATTATACTACTCACCCTCGGGCACGAAGTGACCATGTTGTCTGAGAAGCCGGAATCGAAGGGAAACTTCATGAAGGTCATTTTGTTGATGAGAAAGGGCATTAGCATGACTAGATATGATTAGGTCAATTTGTTCTTCAAAGTGGTAATCGATACCTAGACGTTGAATGGCATCGATCATGTTCAAACTTTCTTCTCCTACTCTGCTCAATAGATTCCTGAATACCTCCAACTTTTGTTCATGCTGGAAACGAATGTCATCCTGCAAACAAGGTGGAGTTAATGGAATAGTGGACATAGGTTTGGATATATCTAGCTGAATGAGATTAGAGTGCCCAAGATGTAGGTTCATTTTTTGAGCAATATTTGGAGGAGTGGACATAGCAAAGATGGCCTGAGAAGAAAATGCCATAGTAGGAAGAGAGAAATGGAGCAAACCCAAAGTGAATGAGAATGACAAACCCAAAGAGTCTTGGATTATATTTATAATGGAAAGATGGTGTGTAAATCACTAGTCATGTgactctttttgtttttttttcttttaagaaaaTCTCGACCATACAATAGAAAtttgataacaaaaaaaatgtgaaacacTCTTTCTAACTAGGAGCGGAGCCATGCAGAGATTGTAGGTGGCCTTGGCCCTCCCGCATCACTTGAGCAAACTTGCATGTGTTTAAAAGGAATATAAAGGACTTCGAATGTGTTTATAAGGAATTAGGTTACTTTTGATAAATTAATCTGTGTGAAGCTTAACGACCACACATGCTTTGCATCACCTAATTTACTCATACTTTCAACATAATAAATTTTAGAtgaaaacattttatttttttgcgtTTAGAATGTGTTGTCCATTCCAAATGTACTATGTggtatttttgtatttgatttatttgtgtGGACTACAAGTCTACCAGTACAACTGTACAAGGCTATACGACGAAATCCCATGTGCAAAAAAATTCGACGGTAcgaaaaaaaaccccaaaactaCACAAAAAATCACGTTTTAGAAATTAGAGTAATTTATGAACACGTGGCTTTAGAGAGAATCTACCACAAAACTACTAAATGTTGGGGCCACAAGATATTTTCCCAAATTCATGGAAGGCGTAGGTTGTCCTCGTTGCCATACATTAATTGCACCATTCTTGCAAGATTCAAGGCTGCTTGTAGGATACACCAATTCTTTGTTCAGCTTCGTGCCCATCTTGATTCTCATTCTACAATCAGTATCACGATAAGAAAATCTCACGTGCTTTATGTGCAGACCCGCATGCCACAAATTTTGATGGACAAATAGTTTTTGTGTGATGAAGCCGGTAAGAAATCCACCACACATAATATAGAACCTCAGATATGCAATGATGAACAGACATTTAGTTACTTGGGTGCTTGATATAAATGGTACTGTAAATATGCAATGAGTAAAGTTGAAGTTCCACCATAAATTGAATTGATAATATGGAGAATTGTTCAATCTCTTATAAACCCTTACAAAGTTTCTCTTTTCACCGATGTGAAACTCTTTTATCTCCATATCCTTATACGGCCACTCATGTGAgacaaattttcaagccatACACGTAAATAATATGAATTGGGTGACATTGAGCACATGTAgccgttgggcttcacacgtggcCAACATGCTCTGATGTCATGAAAAAAGTTGAAgctccaccataaaaccaattggcaacatATGGGAGGTACCCAACTTCTTATAAATCCTTGCAAAGCTTCTCATTTCACCAATTTGagactcttttaccttcacatcctCTCACATATAGTTACCTTTTCACTTTTCAACTCGTCCCAAAGCCGAAGAATTGCTGCTGTTGAAGATATAATGGCTGCAATGCCATTCAAGAgctccacacttcgattggttaTATACCTTCACCCAAGAGAGAGACAATGTGGGCCATCACCACATTCACCTCCCAAAAAATAATTCCATTATTCTTCAAGTACCCTTCAGCCCTAGGCAACTGCCCGGATTTGAACCATTTTGCTTCCACCAAAAAAATGCATTACTCAGCTtataaatatgatttaaatAGATGGTCTCTCTAAAGCATTACTTGTAAGTCTCATGAGAGCTGCACACTTGTTAATACATGTATCTAAGGTTTGAGGTTATAGAGTTCGAGTATGACTTTGTTTGTAAGCTACCAAAAGGTGTGTACGATAAGGAATGTAGCTAAACAATCCTGATAAACTATACTACTGTTATATTATCTGATATGGATACTTGGGATTGCATGATAAGGTTGAGTTCAATTAGGACTAACATTATGGGAAGTCTCCTAGTTGAACACCATTGCATAAGGTATAAATATAGGGTCCCTGCACTCTCAATTGACACGCAATAAAAGAGCCTCACGCCCCATAGTATTGAGCAATTGCATTCTGAGATTGACGAGTTGCAGAAGAAGCCTATCTCGATCGCATTCTAGCCGACATGGTTTCTACAGGTTAGTGGTTATTTGGTTTTAGTGAACAAGTTATGTATTAATCTAATCttacatttggtatcagagctttcaCATACCAATTAACCCTAAGATGAAAGCATCAAGAACAATTTTGTTTCTACAGAATATGGACTGATGACAAGTTATCAGGGAATTCATGTACTGAGCATATATCAGCTAAAGCTGTTTGTGTTCAAATGCATATCTTCAAAAACTTGGACATCAGTAGTTGCACTAGAGTTTGATATGTAAACACTGATCATCTAAAGATGAACCGTTGTTTATATATCAAATTCTAAGTGGCAGAATGCTTCATTAAAACCATGAATGACCACCGACATGACCACAAAACCACAAAGGTTTATAGTCATGATCAAAGTCAGGTTCGTTCATGGGATATGTTGGCATTGTGATAAAGAAAATTGTTCATAAATTTTAACATTCAAAGATGTTGAAACTGTGACATATGGATATGGGACTAAAGTTTAATTTCTTTGCATATTGCGGTTTTAAAGGTGTCAATCCAAGCTCCATGAATCTCAATACCATTGAGCCACTGACTGGAATGAATTATAAGAAGTGGAAGCAAGACCTTGAGATTGTTCTTGGGGTGATGGATATGGATTTGGCACTAAGGAGTGATGAACCACTGCTGCCCGATGAAGGATGCACAGCAAGTCAAAGGTCTAAGCATGAGAAATGGCAGAAAGCAAACAGAATCTCTCTCATGATTATCAGAAGGACCATGACTGATGTTGTGCGCGGGGGTTTCCCAGAAACATCCAAAGCCAAGGATCTTATGAAATCCATTGAAGAAAAATACAAGGAGTCCGAGAAGACCGAGACAGGTAACCTGATGAATTCTCTCACCACTATTAGATATGATGGAGTTGAAAGTGTTCGGGAATATATTCTCAAAGTGGTGGACATTGCTGGAAAATTGAAGATGCTTGAGGTACCAATTTCTGAGACTTTTTTGGTTCATGTAGTTATGAATTCTCTACCTGAAAGTTACACTCAGTTAAAAGTCTCATATAATGCACTGCAAGCTAAGTGGGACAtcaatgaattgatttccatATGTGTGGGTGAGGAAGTCAGAATTAAGAAAGAAAGGGCTGAGAAAGAAAGGGCTGAATCAGTGAATTATGTCCAAAGCTACAACCAAAACCCCAAGCATGGTAACCATGATACTGTCAGAAAAGATGCTACCAGAAGTACTTCCTCCTCTAAGAAAGTTTTTAAACCTAACAAACCAAgtattttcaaatgttttttctGCAAAAAGGCAGGCCacatgaagaaaaattgtccaaaataCAAAGCTTGGCTTGCCAAGCAAGAAGtgaaaaaaggtaaaaatgttttcgtttgttttgagtctaattCAGTTGACATACCTAGTAATGCATGGTGGCTTGACTCTGGCTCTTCTATTCATGTTACGAATTCATTGCAGGACTTCACAATAAGGAGAACACCAAATAAAGATGAAGTGAAGGTCTTGGTGGGCAATGGAAGAAGGGTTGAAGTCAAAGCTTTAGGAACTGTTAGACTTAAGTTAGAATTTGGTTTtcatttggatttggaaaatgtTGCTTATGTACCTTCCATGAGGAGGAAATTAGTGTCGGTTTCAAAACTTGTTTTGCTAGGTTATTATtttacattaaataaaattggcTTCAACATCTTTTACAATTCTTCTCACATTGGCACTGGTTCTATATGTGACGGGATGTTTCAGTTCAAATTAAGAGTTGAAAACGTGATTTTTAATGTTGAAAAGAACCATGAAAAACCACAACAGTCATCCCATCTTTGGCATAAAAGACTCGGACATGTTTCAAAACCGAGAATGGaactcttgatcaaaagtgaaattttaccacccttgaattttaatgatttcGAACTTTGTATAGAATGCATCAAGGGAAAAATGACTAATTCAAGAAAAGAAGGATCAACTAGAAGCAAACAACTTTTAGAGATCATTCATACAGATATTTGTGGCCCCTTTCCTACAAAAACAATCGATGGAAACAAGTACTTTataacatttatagatgattttTCACGTTTCTGTTGTATATATTTAATCCCTGAGAAGTCAAAAGCTCTTGAAgtctttaaaatttttaaaactgAAACTGAAAACCAATTGGAAAGGAAGATCAAAGTGGTTAGGTCTGATAGAGGAGGTGAGTACTATGGTAAGCAAAGTCAAACTGGCAGGCAACCAGGACCATTTGCATTGTATCTTCAAGATCATGGCATTGTAGCACAGTATACCACTCCTGGTACACCTGAGCAGAATGGAGTCTCGGAGAGAAGAAACAGAACCCTTATGGACATGGTTAGAAGCATGATGTGCAAGGTGAActtgccaaattttttgtggggAGAAGCAGTCAAGACTGCTAACTACATTATTAACAGAGTGCCATCCAAAGCAGTTGTGAATACACCTTTTGAATTGTGGACAGGTAGGCGACCTAGCCTTAATCATTTACATATCTGGGGATGCAAGGCTGAAGCTAAGGTTTACAACCCTAATGGCAAGAAGCTCGATCCTAAGACACTCTCTTGTTATTTCGTGGGATATGCTGAGAGGTCTAaaggttttaggttttattGTCCCAATCATGACATGAAAATTGTTGAGACTGGCAAAGCAATATTTATGGAACTAGGGATGGATGCTGAAAACTGTTCGAGGACAGAAGAATTTGTTTTTGAAGAACAAGGAGATATATGGGCTGAATATGACCAACAACAAACTGTACCCAAGTCAGTGGTTGAACTTCCAAATCACGTGGACCATAGCATGGGAAATGATGATTATTTAATTCAACATGGCAGCAACCACGCACTAGTGAATGGTAATGAAATTGAGGCATTATTAAATGATGAACAACATGAAGAGAATGAGGAAGGGCACGTGGAAAATGCAGCTGCAAATGGCAGCCATGTGAACCGACAAGAGCACCGTCAAGAGCACCGACTGGAGCACCGACTAGAGCAGCATGCAAATGTTTATGGAGAGCACGTGGAGATGGTTGAGGTGAATGGCAATGAACACCGACACGATGGTATGGGTATTGGTGAGGTTGCACCGCTTGTGAGGAAATCGGGTAGGGTAAGAAAATCCACTTTCTGTTCAGATTTTGTATATATGGCAGAATTAGACTTTAATATGTCAGAGTTTAATGATCCTGGGAGTTACAAAGAAGCAACCTCAAACATTCATGCAGATAAGTGGATGGATGCAATGAGGAGTGAGTTGTCCTCGATGGAGGAAAACAAAGTTTGGGGCTTGGTAGAGTTAAAAGAAGGAATAAAACCCATAGGTTGTAAAtgggtttttaaaaccaaaAGAGACTCAAATGGAAATGTGGAAAGACACAAAGCAAGGCTTGTTGCCAAGGGTTTTACACAGAaagagggcattgactacaaagAAACATTTAGTCCAGTGTCTACTAAAGATGCATTCAGAGTCATCATGGCAATGGTAGCACACTATGATTTGTttttacatcaaatggatgtaaaaacagCCTTCTTAAATGGTGAATTAGAGGAGGATATTTATATGGTACAACCTGAGGGCTTCAAAgaagaagggaaggaaaataTGGTATGTAAACTGAATAAATCAATTTACGGTTTAAAACAGGCATCTAGGCAGTGGTATTTGAAGTTTCATCATGTTGTTAAGGAGCATGGGTTTACAGAAAATCCATCTGATGCTTGTATATATTTGAAAGTCAGTGGGAGCACTTATATCATATTAGTgctctatgtggatgatattctTTTAGCAGCAAATTGTTCTAGCCTATTGGATGAAACTAAGTCTTTCTTGCAGTGCaagtttgaaa
This genomic interval from Malus domestica chromosome 05, GDT2T_hap1 contains the following:
- the LOC103434640 gene encoding (3S,6E)-nerolidol synthase 1-like; the protein is MAFSSQAIFAMSTPPNIAQKMNLHLGHSNLIQLDISKPMSTIPLTPPCLQDDIRFQHEQKLEVFRNLLSRVGEESLNMIDAIQRLGIDYHFEEQIDLIISSHANALSHQQNDLHEVSLRFRLLRQHGHFVPEDVFNNFKEREGKYFKQILNSEEVKGLMSVYEASQLSMEGEDALDEAGKLSGHLLNRSLSYLGPHEARLVENTLGCPHHQSLAAFMAKNFLLPNSQAGMNNRWLNMLQEVAKTDFNLVQSLHHKEIVQISKWWKELGLTRELKFARDEPVKWYIWSMACLTDPNLSEERIQLTKPISFIYLIDDIFDVYGTLDELTLFTEAVNRWEIGAIEHLPDYMKICFEALYNITNEISCEVYQKHGWNPLHSLKKAWGSLCNAFLVEAKWFKSGHFPKAEDYLKNGIVSSGVNVVMVHIFFLLGQGITKQSVELVNETPAIVSSTAAILRLWDDFGSAEDENQSGHDGSYVRCYLQEHPGSSMEEAQENTVNMISKEWKNLNKELVSPNYPFPATFTNASLNLARMVPLMYNYDDNQHLPSLEVYMKSMLYETESVY